The Lolium perenne isolate Kyuss_39 chromosome 6, Kyuss_2.0, whole genome shotgun sequence genome segment TTTTTTAGATATGGGAGCCTTTCCCGGCCCCggtctctgcatcaatagatgcacaccacCATTTATTTAAAACAAACTATCAAACATTCATAATTCTTACAATCATGGAAAAGATAAAGTTAGACTCATGCCATTGAAGATCCTCCTATTCCTTTCCTTCCAAACATTCTAGATAATGTAGTGCAATCTTCCATTCCGGGTACGTTGGACCTTTCTGTCCACCCCCATGAGCATGGCTTCCCACCAATCATTGGTAGAAGAGTGGGATGCTGCCAACAAAGAGGGATCATGAGGCCATGCCCTACCCACCGGCCTATCAACCGTGCGAATCCTACCATGAAGGAGAATCCTTAGATTCAACCTCATGAAAATTTTACTCTGTTTCTGTGATATGTCTTGTGTATGGTATACACACAACCCTTAGAAAAATTATTGTGTTTTCTCTGCAAGGTTGCAAACATCATGTGACATACATTCATGTGTTTTCAAATCGTAAAGAATTTAACATGTATATAACATTCTATTCCTACGATTTTTCTATTCCTATGTTTTAGAAGCCACGTAAACGAAACGAGTACTAGTTCTGGAAATTAATGTTCCACCTTATGCGTTGTGTTGTCTTATATATATGGCACTCAATTATGTATAAATGATTATTTTTAAAACAATACCCTCAGAAGGGCCTGACTTATATTGAAAGTTTGAACGGTGTTACATAAAGGACATGACATACAAAGGAACCTGATGTAGGTATGATACATGTCTAGATGATTCAAGGTGATCGATGTTTAGCCGCCTTCTTGCATTGCATCGTTCTGATATGGTTGTCCCACAACCTTAGGGCATTCCGGATGTCGTTAGACCTGAGGAGACACCGATGATTTTTTTATATGTCGTTGGTTGACATGGGCTGTTTGGTCGATGACTAGGTCGAGTTCTTTGGTTGGAGGATAGGATTTGGCGAAAACTTTGTAGGTCCTTAGATGGGTTTCGTTTCCCTTCTTGGAAGCGTTGTTTGAATCCCCTTCCTGTGTCTTCTCGACTATTGCTAGGTTGTATGGCTGATGTAGATCCCTGTGGGTGGCAGTGTTGATGATGTAGAGGTTTGTTGGTGAAGGCAGCTTCGACGATGCTTCCATGCAATAGTAGATGACTCTCCTTCACCGAGATCAAGCAATCTCCTTTAGTCCAGTGCGTCTAGTCTTGCTTGTATCCTTTTCCCTCTCTGGTATTCTGTAATTTTAGAAGGTTGATGACTTTCCGTTAATTTAAAATCGGGCTCACGAACGTCCTTCTTTGGTGCTCACGGTTTTGCCACGGCAAATGATCCGTCCGTTCACTGCATCTACCGTCCACTCCACTCTACTTTTTCTCCTCACGGTCGACCAAACCAAGAGAAACTTCGTGATCGATTGAGTCCGAATCCCTTTTCACGGAAACAGAAAAGGAATCAAAAGCAAAGCCCGTGCATGAGATCCGGATCCCGTATAAATATCGCTGGCCTCGCGACGCCGCCCTCCGCCCGTGTTCTTCCCTCCACCGGCCAACCATACCATAGCCTCCTTCCTTTTCTCCCTCACGAGAAAGCGCATCGATCACAGACACAGGGAGAAGATTCGTCTGTGATTTCCTTTAACCATGGATCGTCGACCGACCCCGTCCGATCCACGAGACGTCAGGGAGCCAAATTAgctgatctaggtagggttcgtcGATCGAATTCCGTATCGTGATTTTCGCCTGATCGATCGAGCTAGCGGCGCGATGGGGTCGAGGGAGAAGTCGAAGCAGcggggaggaggaggggggtgcTCGCCGAGGTCGAGGAAGGGGGAGTTCCCGATCAACGCGGAGGACTATGAGCTGCTCGAGCCCGTCGGCGACGGCGCCACGGCCGTCGTGCGCCGCGCCCGATGCCTCCCGCTCGGCGGCGAGGTCGTCGCCATCAAGATCATGAACATGACGCTCCGGTCAGAGGCCGACGTGGTAGGTGATGTCCCCCAGTCAAATCAATCGATCAATTCCCCATTTCACGATCCTTAATCGATCACGTCCTGCTCGATCAGAACAATGCCACGGAGGAGGTCAAGACCATGATCCTGACGGATCACCCCAACCTCCTCGGCGCCTACTGCACGTTCTTGGTAGACGCAAACCTCTGGATCGTCATGCCCTACATGGCCGGGGGCTCCTGCTTCCACCTCCTCAAATCCTCCTTCCCCAAAGGGTTCGAGGAGGAGAGGTTCATAGCCTTTGTGCTCCGCGAGACCTTGAGAGGCCTGGAGTACCTGCACGCCAAAGGCCACATACACCGGGATGTCAAGGTAATGGTTTTTCTTTGGACGAAAATAAAACGCTCTTATCAGAACTTTCATACTACTGAATTTCAGAACCCTGTGTTCTTGTCAGAATTTTGCTCTCTGAAACTTACACAGAATGTTTCCACGTTTGTTTGCCACATAAACACAGGCCGGCAACATACTGCTTGATCAGTACAAAGGAGTGAAGCTTGGAGATTTTGGAATCAGTGCTAGTGTTTACGACTCCATGATCAACAGGAACGGCAAAAGGCACACGCTTGTCGGAACGCCTTGCTGGTAATCACAAACAAGTGTACTGTAACAGTTTTAGCACATCGCAAATGTTGGGGCAGCGCATTCGACTAATTTAGTATTTTGTTTCTTCTTTAAGGATGGCACCTGAAGTGATGGAACAAAAGGAATACGATTTCAAGTATACATTTTTATCTTACTTCTATAATCTTCAGTTGAGCACGTCTTGATAAAAAAAAATTAACTGAACATACAAATAACAATCACACAGGGCAGATATTTGGTCTTTCGGAATTACTGCACTAGAACTTGCTAATGGACATGCTCCTTTTTCTAGTCAACCTCCAGCAAAGGTATTAGTTATACCTGGATCTATTTTACACTATATTATGTTTGTGAGAAGTTACTGACGAGGTTAGACATGTAGGTGTTTCTCATGACGTTGCAGCATGCTCCTCCGTCGCTTCATAACACCAAGGATAAGAAGTTCTCAAACGTACTAATCTCGACATGGTCTTTTAAATACACCACCACACACATACGTGTGTCCATACCAATTCACTGCTACTTCCTCTGCAGGCCTTTAAGCGAATGATTGGTGCCTGTTTAATAAAAGATCCATCCAAGAGGCCAACTGCACAAATGTTACTGGAACTTCCATTCTTCAAAAGAGTGAAGTCTGAGGATAATTATGTAAAATGCATGCTAAATAAAGTGCCATCTTTGGTTGCTCGGATGCAAACTATAAAGGTATAGAACTTTAATTTCCCTTCTCTATTTACCACTTTATAATATGCATGCATATATAGTGTAATATGGTGTCAATTGTTTTGAGCAGGAAAATGAAGCAAAGTTGCAAGCAGAGAAGAAGCAGAATGATAAAATCAAAGAGAAGACATCAAATGTTTGTATTTCTAAAAATTTACTTATATAGCCAAGATTAGTAAAAAATCACATTTGTAGTGATCTTCATTTGGGGCTCTAATAAATCCTAATTACGGTAGTATTTTGAATGTGCCATCCAATAATTATAGGATTTATTTTGTTCTCAAATTTGTGATCAGGACGAGTACTGGAGAGGGGTTAGTCACTGGGACTTCGATATCGAAGACTTAAAAGCACAAGCTAAGTTGGTATGAACTGAATTAtgatttttttaattaaaatatttttctacatttaatttaacaaaaaAAATGTATGTTTCATTTCTAGTACTCAGAAGAGAATGACAGTGATGAAGAGGAGTACCTGCGTTTTCTATTTGAACTTGATACCGTGGACGAAACTGTTCCGCTCCAAGATGTTCATCCACAGAATCATTCAAATGGTGACGAGAAGGTAAATATAGTCTTGCATATGTTAGCATATAGTTAACATGTCTGTGTTATAATACCACCTAATTAACATGTAACATTCTTCTTTCAGATTGTAGGTAATGAAATGGAAGAAAAACCAACCTCAACAGCTCCAATCCCGATACCTCAAAGGTTGGGATGTTTAACTTAATTTTTTAATATAATCACATTCCCTTCGTTGTGAAATCTATGGTGTATTTGACTATCCAAGTTCAAGTGTTGATCGTCAATTGCGTGTAAAGCCATAAGAAGGTACTTTTGCATGTGAAATATGGGCATGTGGATATCAATTTGTGAAATACACATATAATTGATTCTTGGAAAAATACGCAATGTATTTATGAATGGAGGGAAGatatttttctactagtgttagaCATATTTTGTCTTTCAATactatctttagattaaaagtggGTTCTTCTACTTATTTTTGGGCTTCATTGCTACTAATCTCTTTTTGTGCCAAACATGCATTTCAAAATGTTTTTGTATTACAAATATTAGGTTTAGTTGGCGATCTTAATTTTTTTGGCCAATGCCACATAATAAGTAGCACCGTGAGAGGTCAACATACGCTCATACATAGCAGTACTAATATAATTATACTGGTAAATAAGTATGGCGTACTCTTGTATTTGTTATGCTAGTTGTATTTGTATACGAAAAACAAATTGTTCATGTAGGCTCATAACAATCCATTGATTTTATTTGTTTATATTATAAAAGAACTTGATCATATAATGCTATTATATGCATCAATTTGATTTTTTAATGCATGAACTTGATCATCTAATGCTACTTTATGCGTGCATGTGCACTTCATCAATTTTAATACAACAAAAGCATAAGATTGCACATATTATTCTAACCTTAGGGTTTTCTACCAGTGCGAAACAGCTTGAGAATGGTGCCTCTAATGGCCTTGTGCGTCATGAATCATTTGAAAAGCAGTCAAAAGTTCCCGCAAGGCAACTTTTAAGAGCAGGCATGTTCATGAACTTATTTACCCTCCAATTGGTTATAAATAGGATGTGCAAAGACCATTTTAACTCAACATTTTATTACATTCTAATTGACTGCTAATTTTTTCATACCTTTTCatttatgtaatatttagttgTCTTTTTTTTCCAAGCTTACATATACCAGATAAGTAAGAACTATTTATTTTGTGCAGTTTCCAACGCTACAGGTGTTGATGAATATCTCGGAAAATCTTCCATTCAAAAGGGTCGCTTTAAAGTAACAACAGAAGAAACGGTATGATTCTTTCTATATAAATTTGTGTAGATAATTAGATGGTTGTAAGCTATATAAACTGACTTAGGTTGGCACTGTCATTTCTGTTAATTTTCTAAATTCACTGTATGGTATGTTTTCAAGAAATAGTATCATGCAATTTCTTGTTTATTGTGCATTATCTCAGTGCTACTTACTATGTGGGCTTAATTGCCCTATTCGCACAAAGATTTTGTTTTTAATATGTTGTTTTAACTACCTATCACTAACTGCCTTACAATAAATCAATTACTTTCTCTTTGTCGTACCTATTCTGGATAAACTGTCTACTTCATATCTTAGTGTTCACACTTTAGAATCTTGCTCCTGCAACTTTATAATCTCGCCCGTTTTTGCATTGCCTAGATGATAATCTAGGCCCATATTTTGGAACTGAAACATATTTGTACATTTTTATGCCATTGCTGCACTTATGGTCATCCTGGCGGATCTAGGA includes the following:
- the LOC127308071 gene encoding serine/threonine-protein kinase BLUS1 isoform X2 is translated as MGSREKSKQRGGGGGCSPRSRKGEFPINAEDYELLEPVGDGATAVVRRARCLPLGGEVVAIKIMNMTLRSEADVNNATEEVKTMILTDHPNLLGAYCTFLVDANLWIVMPYMAGGSCFHLLKSSFPKGFEEERFIAFVLRETLRGLEYLHAKGHIHRDVKAGNILLDQYKGVKLGDFGISASVYDSMINRNGKRHTLVGTPCWMAPEVMEQKEYDFKADIWSFGITALELANGHAPFSSQPPAKVFLMTLQHAPPSLHNTKDKKFSNAFKRMIGACLIKDPSKRPTAQMLLELPFFKRVKSEDNYVKCMLNKVPSLVARMQTIKENEAKLQAEKKQNDKIKEKTSNDEYWRGVSHWDFDIEDLKAQAKLYSEENDSDEEEYLRFLFELDTVDETVPLQDVHPQNHSNGDEKIVGNEMEEKPTSTAPIPIPQSAKQLENGASNGLVRHESFEKQSKVPARQLLRAVSNATGVDEYLGKSSIQKGRFKVTTEETEASTPTVKDLLQQIATLERQLHLSQEEIARLKEKGN
- the LOC127308071 gene encoding serine/threonine-protein kinase BLUS1 isoform X1, with the protein product MGSREKSKQRGGGGGCSPRSRKGEFPINAEDYELLEPVGDGATAVVRRARCLPLGGEVVAIKIMNMTLRSEADVNNATEEVKTMILTDHPNLLGAYCTFLVDANLWIVMPYMAGGSCFHLLKSSFPKGFEEERFIAFVLRETLRGLEYLHAKGHIHRDVKAGNILLDQYKGVKLGDFGISASVYDSMINRNGKRHTLVGTPCWMAPEVMEQKEYDFKADIWSFGITALELANGHAPFSSQPPAKVFLMTLQHAPPSLHNTKDKKFSNAFKRMIGACLIKDPSKRPTAQMLLELPFFKRVKSEDNYVKCMLNKVPSLVARMQTIKENEAKLQAEKKQNDKIKEKTSNDEYWRGVSHWDFDIEDLKAQAKLYSEENDSDEEEYLRFLFELDTVDETVPLQDVHPQNHSNGDEKIVGNEMEEKPTSTAPIPIPQSAKQLENGASNGLVRHESFEKQSKVPARQLLRAVSNATGVDEYLGKSSIQKGRFKVTTEETQEASTPTVKDLLQQIATLERQLHLSQEEIARLKEKGN